The Paenibacillus sp. FSL R7-0345 DNA segment AGGTATCGGTTATGTCTACAACAAGGACCTGTTCGAAAAAGCAGGCATCACTGAAACGCCTAAAACCATCACTGAGCTGGAAGAAGCGGCTAAAAAGCTGCAGGCGATCGACGTTATTCCATTCGGTAACGCTTATCAGGAATGGTGGCTGCTGGGTAACCAGGGGATTAGCGTAGCTTTTGCACAGCAGGATAATGTAGATGAATTCATCGCCGGTCTGAACGGCGGAACAGCTTCGATCGTCGGCAACCAGGTGTTCAAGGACTGGAGCAACCTGCTGAACCTGACTGTTAAATACGGTCAAAAGAACCCGCTGACTACCGACGCTAACACTCACCTGGCTATGTTCGCTAACGGCGAAATCGCTATGATGCAGGAAGGTAACTGGGCACAGACGCTGGTGGACAATATCACTCCGGACATGAACATCGGTATGTTCCCTATGCCAATCAATGATGATGCCGAGAAGAATGACAAGATGACTGTCGGTATCCCGGCTAACCTGGTTGTGAACAAGGATTCCGCATCCAAAGAAGAAGCTAAGACGTTCCTGAACTGGCTCGTAACTTCCGACTTGGGTAAAGAATATATCACGAAAAAATGGAAGTTCATCCCTGCCCTGTCGACTATCGAAGCAACACCTGAAGATATCGGCGACCTTGGTTCTGACGTATTCAAATACGTGCAGGAAGGCAAAGTCTACGGACTGCAATCCTCCAAGTTCCCTGACGGTGTAACTCAGGAGTTCGCAAGCGTAATCCAGCAGCTGATCGCAGGCAAGGTTGATCAGGCAGGCTGGGAAACAGCTATGCAGGGTGCTTGGGACAAGCTGAAGAAGTAAGGATTTGATTTTGGGCCAGAGATATAGAGTCCTATAAAGGACCGTTAAAGTTGGATTTAGTGGACTTGCCGGGGGCGTTCCCGTCTTTCGCATCAGTGATGTGAGGCGGGGGCGCCTTTTTGGTAAGATGGAACCATGCAGGAAAGGAGAGGGAGCAAATGGGGATGAACGGTAACAGTAAAGAAGAGAGCGGTTACAGTATGGGGGACAGTGATTACAGCAAGGATAAGATTGATTACAGTGGGGAAAAGAGTGATTACAGCAACGTGCAGATCGGCGTTGACTATTATCCTGAGCATTGGGATGAATCCCTGTGGGAAGAAGATATGCAGTTAATGAAGGAAACGGGTGTCCGGGTGGTCAGGGTGGCTGAGTTTGCCTGGAGCAGACTGGAGCCGACAGAAGGGGAGTTTGACTTCGCCTGGCTCGACCGGGCAATTGATCTGCTGCACAGCTATGGTATGCAGGTAGTAATTGGAACGCCTACGGCAACACCGCCGCGCTGGCTGACAACGGGGTATCCCGATGTGCTGCCGGTATTTGCTGACGGGCAGATCTATCATCCGGGCGTGCGCGGGCACCGCTGCTACAACAGCACGTCACTGCGCATGTACGGCACGCACATCGTTGAGAAGCTGGCCCGCCATTACAGCGGGCATCCGGCTGTAATCGGCTGGCAGACCGACAATGAGTTCGGGATGATCGACTGTCACTGTGATGCCTGCAATGTGGCGTTCCGCAGCTGGGTTCAGGACAAGTACGGCAGCCTGGAACGGGTAAATGCCGAGTGGGGAACGGTGGTGTGGAGCGGAGAATACAGTGACTGGAAGGAGCTGACGGTGCCTTATGGGGGATCAAAGTTCCAGAATCCCTCGCTGCTGCTGGATTTCCAGCGCTTCCAGTGGGACGCGGTAGTGAAGTTTCAACAGACCCAGCTTGAGGTGCTGCGCGCCGAATGTCCGGGACATTTCGTCACGCATAACTTCCACAGCTATCCGCAGCGGCTGGATATGTATGCTGTCGGCGCTGATCTGGATGTGGCTTCCTTTGACTACTATCCGAATACCTCGCCGGATAAGCAGGCGACGACTCCTTACAGCGGGGCGCTGTCGCTGGATGTGACCCGCGGAATCAAGCGGAGTAACTTCTGGATTATGGAGCAGCTTAGCGGACCTCCAGGGTGCTGGATGCCGATGTGGCGTACGCCGCATCCCGGATTTATCCGTGCCTACGCCTGGCAGAGCATTGCCAGAGGGGCGGACACGGTTGTCCATTTTCGCTGGAGAAGCGCAGTTGCCGGTGCGGAGCAGTATTGGCATGGGCTGATTGACCACAGCAATGTGCCGGGACGCCGGTTTACCGAATTTGCACAGCTGTGCAGTGAGGTAAATCAGCTTAGCGGTAAGCTGAAAGGAACAGTGCTCAAGCATGAAGTGGCTATTCTGCATTCTCACGAGCAGAAGGCAGCACTGGATATCCAGCCGCAGGCTGAGGGGTTCGATTACTATGAGAACATCAAGCTGATCCACCGCGCCCTAACCAAGCTGGGCATCGGCTGCGATGTGATCCGCGCAGGCGAGCCGCTGGGCGGCTATAAGCTGGTCATTGCGCCAAGCCTGTACCTGCTTGGCGAGGAACTGGCCGGGCAGCTGGAGGACTTCGCAATTGCCGGCGGCACGCTGATCCTGACGAACCGTACCGGGGTGAAGAATCTGGACAATGTGTGCGTCATGCAGCCGCTGCCAGGTCTTCTGAGCCGCGCTGCCGGAGTCTGGGTACATGAATATGATCCGGTCGGCGGTGATTTTCATATGATCAGGGATCAGGAAAGTGACACTTTTGCCTGCAGCCAGTGGTGTGATCTGCTGACCCTGGTGACCGCAGAGCCTGTCGCCTGGTATAGCGACGATTTCTATGCCGGTACTCCGGCAATCACGGTCAACCGTTTCGGCAAAGGCGAGGTGTATTACTTCGGCACCCATGCCGAGGAACGTTACTGGTCAGGACTGCTTGGCAGTCTGGCCGCTGCTCACGGGATTAAGCGCTTCGCCGGTCTTCCGGACGGCGTTCAGGCTTCTGTACGCACAGGGGAGAACGGCAGCTTCCTGTTCCTGCTGAACCTCAGCCGGACGGAGCAGGCCGTGCCGCTGGCCCAGGATTACCGCAGTGCGTTTAGCGGAGAGGCGCGCTCCGGCCTGCTGCTGCTCGCGCCTTACGGGGTGGAGATTCTGGAGATGGAGGGCTAGCGGCCAGCCAGAAGCTAACGGACTGAGCAGCTCTTATTTGGGGCAAATCATACTTTTTTGCAGGCTGAAGGGGTGCTCATTGCTTAAGCTGAAGGATGCCGTCTTCTGCCTTTGCTGCTGAGGCGCCGTGAAAAGGGAACAGGGGCAGTTAGCGGTTTTCTTTCAGAACCGGGCTCCTGAGCTTCATCCACGCCGCGCACAATAGCGAGCAACTCATGCACACTGGTGATCCGGCTGATATCAATCGTCTTTTCGCTGCCATCCTGCCCTCCCGGTACTTTAAAGCTCCAGCGTTTGGTATCCATCTGATTCACTCCTTAAAAGTTTTGCAGGGTAGCCTTCACTCATATGACTTCCTAAACTGCCTGATATTGATTTTGCGGAATAGCTGGGGTGTGACAGCGCCGTCATCTTTTATAATTCCATCATATTCCTTGCAGCTTATCTTGTATAATGAAGGGAAATGATGGAGGGCATCACTGCAAGTGATGGCTGCTTGCGGAGGGGAGTAACGGAATATGGATATAGGACTTCTTAAGGTATTTCAGGCAGTGGCTGAGGAAGGGAGTATTTCCAAAGCGGCGCAAAGCCTTAACTATGTGCAATCGAATGTGACTGCGCGGATTCAGCAGCTGGAGCAGGAGCTGAAAACGCCGTTATTCTACCGGCATAGCCGTGGCATCACACTAACCTCAGCCGGGCAGACCCTGCTTGAATATACAGTCCGTATCTTCAAGCTGATGGACGAAGCGCAGCAGGCGGTTCTGGATTCACCGGTTCCCAAAGGCTCCATTATGGTCGGGTCCGATACAACCGCTGCTGTCCGGCTGCCTGTCATACTCTCCGCCTACCGGAGCTGTTATCCGGACGTTGAGGTCCAGCTGCAGATCTGCAGGCCCTCTGAACTGATCGACGCTGTTCTGCAGCATACTGTCCAGGGCGCCTTCCTGGACGGACCGGTCGAGCATCCGGAGATTGTACAGGAACTGGTTATTAATGAGCAGCTGGGGCTGATTATTCCGGATAGTATGGGCTACGAGGGCCTGCAATCCATTCACGGCCAGACCCTGCTCATGCTGAATGCAGAGTGTCTGTACCGGATGAGGCTTGACGCCTGGCTTAAAGAAGAAGGGATGCGGCTCGTCAAGGTGATGGAGTTCGGGACGATGGAAGGTCTGATGGCCTGCGTCAGGGCGGGGATTGGCTTCGCGGTGCTGCCAATTTCGTATTTCAGGCAGCTGAATATTACGCAGGGAATCTCCTGCTACCCGTTCCCGGACCGCTACGCCGAGGTGCCGACGGTATTTATCCGGCGGCGTGACCTGTATATGACAAGCGCCTTCCGCGAGTTCATTGAAGTGCTCAAGGTGCATCTGCCGGAAGTAGTCTTCAGCGAAGGGCTTCCTTCTGCCGGTGGCAGGCCGGTAGATGCCTGAGGCGGGCAGTCAGATACTGATAAATAAAGTAGGCTGCTGCTTTACGCCAGCCGTGA contains these protein-coding regions:
- a CDS encoding extracellular solute-binding protein, which produces MNKKRTAVMMSSVMLMSVVLAACGGNNNTASNNAQNGSAGNSASGEVKTVKIFQFKTEIVEGLNELKVEFEKEYPNIKLDIQTVGGGADYAAALKTKFASGDAPDIFSNGGYAEMELWGDKLEDLSDQPWVKDLIPLAAEPMTKDGKTYGMPMNLEGIGYVYNKDLFEKAGITETPKTITELEEAAKKLQAIDVIPFGNAYQEWWLLGNQGISVAFAQQDNVDEFIAGLNGGTASIVGNQVFKDWSNLLNLTVKYGQKNPLTTDANTHLAMFANGEIAMMQEGNWAQTLVDNITPDMNIGMFPMPINDDAEKNDKMTVGIPANLVVNKDSASKEEAKTFLNWLVTSDLGKEYITKKWKFIPALSTIEATPEDIGDLGSDVFKYVQEGKVYGLQSSKFPDGVTQEFASVIQQLIAGKVDQAGWETAMQGAWDKLKK
- a CDS encoding beta-galactosidase; amino-acid sequence: MGMNGNSKEESGYSMGDSDYSKDKIDYSGEKSDYSNVQIGVDYYPEHWDESLWEEDMQLMKETGVRVVRVAEFAWSRLEPTEGEFDFAWLDRAIDLLHSYGMQVVIGTPTATPPRWLTTGYPDVLPVFADGQIYHPGVRGHRCYNSTSLRMYGTHIVEKLARHYSGHPAVIGWQTDNEFGMIDCHCDACNVAFRSWVQDKYGSLERVNAEWGTVVWSGEYSDWKELTVPYGGSKFQNPSLLLDFQRFQWDAVVKFQQTQLEVLRAECPGHFVTHNFHSYPQRLDMYAVGADLDVASFDYYPNTSPDKQATTPYSGALSLDVTRGIKRSNFWIMEQLSGPPGCWMPMWRTPHPGFIRAYAWQSIARGADTVVHFRWRSAVAGAEQYWHGLIDHSNVPGRRFTEFAQLCSEVNQLSGKLKGTVLKHEVAILHSHEQKAALDIQPQAEGFDYYENIKLIHRALTKLGIGCDVIRAGEPLGGYKLVIAPSLYLLGEELAGQLEDFAIAGGTLILTNRTGVKNLDNVCVMQPLPGLLSRAAGVWVHEYDPVGGDFHMIRDQESDTFACSQWCDLLTLVTAEPVAWYSDDFYAGTPAITVNRFGKGEVYYFGTHAEERYWSGLLGSLAAAHGIKRFAGLPDGVQASVRTGENGSFLFLLNLSRTEQAVPLAQDYRSAFSGEARSGLLLLAPYGVEILEMEG
- a CDS encoding LysR family transcriptional regulator, which gives rise to MDIGLLKVFQAVAEEGSISKAAQSLNYVQSNVTARIQQLEQELKTPLFYRHSRGITLTSAGQTLLEYTVRIFKLMDEAQQAVLDSPVPKGSIMVGSDTTAAVRLPVILSAYRSCYPDVEVQLQICRPSELIDAVLQHTVQGAFLDGPVEHPEIVQELVINEQLGLIIPDSMGYEGLQSIHGQTLLMLNAECLYRMRLDAWLKEEGMRLVKVMEFGTMEGLMACVRAGIGFAVLPISYFRQLNITQGISCYPFPDRYAEVPTVFIRRRDLYMTSAFREFIEVLKVHLPEVVFSEGLPSAGGRPVDA